The sequence GTAAGCATGACTTTCCTTCCCGCTCCCAGCCCCCCAAACTATTTGTGTTTCAGCGTCTCACTGACTTGTTCTGGAAGTAGAATAGTATACACATACAAAgagtttataaatatattttatatttatagataATATTGTatctaattaaaacaattataaagttgaaataatgtaaaatatttatatatttttatattttcctaccaattgtctttttttttcctccatagcATTTACTAAATGCTGTAAAGAAACTGGTTTTCTCATGGTGGTGAAGTGTCGGAAAGAGAACACAGCACTGAAGGACTGCCTGGTTGGCTAGTAAGTCCCTTGCCAGCTTGTTTTGCTACGTTTTTGGCTGTACTCATCTGAAATTAAGTACTAACTCTCAAAAGTGTTTTGCTTGTGAGCTGGGTGGTAATTTCCTGAAAACAGCACTAGGAAATTGTTAAGGTATTAGAAGGGCTGACCTGATGCCACCCACAGTGGATCTGGGACTCATTTTGAGTCGCAATTTAGCCCCACTGCCATCAGCCTGAAGTGATTCTTGAATTTCTTAGTGTGAGGGTTAGTGTCTTTTGAGCTTGATGCAGGCAgaggtggtttgtttttggGTGGAACGCATGTCCTGCCGTGTTAAACCAGCAGTTCATGTGAAACGCCTTTAAAGTAGTGGCAGCTGGTCTCAGGTGGTTAGGAATTGATGGAAAACCTTTGCAGCTAGGAAAGTGTTCAAGCCCAATTGCAGCAAGAACTTCCTGGAGTTGCTCAGTTTCAGTGGTCTATGCGGTAAATTCtgcctgtttaaaaaaacacagcacaaaaacCAAGCATGCGCTGTGGAAAATGTATTTAGTGCttgaataaatgtatttaaacttacaagtaaaataaatgtaatgatCCAAGGCCCTACGTGTTTACTATTGAAGCCATAAACTTAACCTTGTTCCCATTAAACCCAGAGTAGCTGTCCAGGTATGAAAATATGCGTGTTATCCAGTAGATTCTCATACTGAGGAAGCTAACTgcaaataataaagaataatttgGCCTCATTCAAATATCAGAAgtatttccctttctctgctttctttatgGTTTCAGTGTATAAGCATGAAAAGGCCTCTGCCTCAAGAGAGAGCACTGCTAGAAGAGAATGCAGACCAGCTCTGTATTTAGGCTTTAGGAAGATAGGTTTCACTGCTTCTAtgcttcctaaaaaaaaaacaaaaaacaacacacacacattattgAAAGCAGACAGTTTCTGTGGGTGTGGAAGGAAGATCAGTTTTGAGTGCTGTTCATGAGTATCTGTTCCATATCCCAAGATGTAacacagtattttgtttgtCCTGTAGCTATTCTGATCCATCATTCTATGAAGAATGcaaaacagaatatttgaagcaaagagaagaatACAGAGCAACtggaattaagaaaaagaaacagaagattacttcaaatatataattaagatttaaaatgaacttttcaaattttatatCCAACTTAACttgatttaaacatttcttattAATCATCAGTACTTCTCTGTGTGGAATTTAGCTGAAATTCCACAAATGAGatgtaaataaaatcactgaacTTGCAAGGTctacattttttactttctgtaatAAAGGCTATAAAGCATGCTCTCATGGTTCGCAAGAGAAATTACAAAGGTCCCCTCTGGACCTGAGACTTTGTCACAAGCTTTAAATTCTGAAAGGCTGTTTGTTATTTTATCCAGTTGTATGTGACAAGCTACATAAAAATTTCAGGGTGAATAATTTAAGCTGTATGGAGTGGTTTTAAATGGGGTGTATACTGAAATTGGTGTATTTTCTCATCCAAGTTGAGGGTAGATGGAAACATTCTCCATGTTCTTTCAAGAAGGGCAGCAAatgcagaagggaaaagctCCTTGGACCAATTTGCTTCAccattttcatgaaaatgagTGCCTGATACTACTTACTTTCTCAAGTGCTATGACTCATAGTTTAACTCTGCATTGTCAGAAGAGGGTTGCTCCATGCCTTGCTGCTTCAGCTCCAGAGGAGAGGAGTTGTCCAGTCTATATTTTCCTTGACAATAGAAGACACACTGAGGGCAGAAAACACGTTAAAAAGAGCATTGCGAGCAGTATCCTCCCCCACTTTCATTCTTCAGCATGGAGATGATGATACACTCTTCCATCTTTCAAAAGTGGTAAGTGACCACACTTGCAAAATTATTATGGATGAGTACATAAACTATGCACTGAAGATGCTGGTCAGTTCTTAAACATCCATTCATCTTGGTGCAAAAATTAGGTATAACAAAGTCCCTGCAAAAAGAGAGGTATACAGAGGATCTTTTGTATACAAAAAAGTATAACTGAAGCTGCTGAACTGGAGAATTCTCAAATGCATCACTGGAGGGTACAGTGACTGACGTTGTGAAACTCTTCATATTACCATTTCAAAAGATACCCCAAAATAAGACGTTTCTTTACAGGTAAGGAAAGACTATGATGATGAAAGTTACATTGTAACAACGGTGgcttgttttaaaagcagtaattaGCCTGAAGAAGTAATATTTGCCATTTTTTCATTTGACTTACTTTGCATACTGTTTTGCCACAAAACTGGTATTGCTGCAAAGCTACTCAAGTGGGAAATGCAAACCAACCTCAGAGATGTATGGATGTAAAGTACTTACAGTAGCATTGTGGTGTAGTCCTTGCCCTTTATTGGAACAATGACAACAATAATATTGCTTCAGCTATTAGATAGCGGATTGTCTGGAAGATTAGGGAATGCTTGAGAAACAAAGGCTAAAAGATGTACAGCATTCTGGCTTGCCAGGCAAGCTTAAGTGGCACCCAGCTCTACAAGTAGCCAACACAGAAGGGGTTCTATGGACTCTAGTGGGTTCTGTGGACTAGAGTTTCTTACACATGTACTTGCTCTTGGCATCTTGGTGCAAGCATCTTGGAAAACAAACGAGAAGTATTTCAAATCAATTAgttgtaataatttttttcccccatcagaGGAATCCTAAGATAGATGCTGACCCTCATTTAGTTATCTCTCAAAGACAGCAACTGTTCTGCTACTCCAATGTGAAGGAAGACCTGCTACACTTAGAGGCTTTCCATTCAGAGGTTTTTGTTCATCATTTTTGGCAAAAGCCTGGACAGACATGCCTTGGGCTGGGGTAAGCATCCTCGTAGAGGCAgtgccctgtgctgccagcaccctgctctCCTGGCTTTCTCTCAGGCTTGTACCACCACTGCTCACTACagacaggaacagcagcagtgtgGGTGTTCCTTCTTTTCAGGCCTAGCAGGAAGCAGGTGAGGAGGAACACCAGTGCAGCGACTGGTACAGCTGGTAGGACTTACACTGATAACAGAACAAAGTCCTGTTTAACCTGCAAGTATTACTCCCCTACCATTTTATACGTGCTTCATATGCATGACTGCAACCACCCGTGCTTGCTTGCCAAGCAAACTCTACTGACAAGCCTGAAATTGCACCTACTAAATCATGCCGTAACCCACTCACCTTACCTACATAGTTGCACGTGTAAGAACAGGGTTCTCACACCTCTTCCTTTGCTGTGGCATTTAGAGCTGGGCTCTGGCATCAGCTTCCTCCAACACACCCACGGCCTTGATTTGATGTTTCCTAGTTCTGAATTCTTGATTTCACACCTTTTGTATTCGTCACGTCTTGTGCGGTATCTTgtgttttaattgcattttcactttttatttaaagtcaAAATGAAGGAATGAGAACTCTGAAGTGACAAACTCTTACTCGTAAAtgctttgggttttgctttcatcgcagctgcagcttctcctttcTACTCAGGTTAACAGGAAGCAGCCCTAGATTCTAACCAAGGTAATAAAGCATCAATAGTACCGATAAAGCAGTAATGGAGTGAAGTGCATTCTTCTTCATACTCCTCCTCAAGCAGAGCCTGCAAGATTGTGTTCTGTTTACAGGTCcgcaaaaatattcaaatacatttgaaaCAAGCACTCCATCTAGTTATAGTAACAGTAAGCATCTGGTTATTAGCCGTGCCTCTCCCCTGGATCAAACTCCCTGCTCAAAACACCCTCAGTACAACAGTTACTGCCCCTTGCATTGCCTTGCTGCTCAGAACGCTTCAGCTTTCACCTCAAAGCACAACACAATGAATTCTGCCCTGCGAAAGGGAACAGACTGAGGGGCACCGATTTCAGCTCATGTCACAACACTTACAGACAAGAATTTTACAAAAATGGTTCAACTGCTTGCAGGACTTGGGAATAtgcaacaaaatgaaagcaagggCTTACCTTCAGTGctgacaataataataaagaaacacTTTTGTCATTGTGCCACGTTCATACAACTGCAAGTTGCATACTCTTCCCCCtacaaagagaagcaaaagtCTGACCCATTAAAAATCATACTTATTTCTATAGTTGCGCTACACAAAGGAACAGGGAAACACCTTATCTTTTTTCCACCATTTTTGTTCACTGAACCTGTCCGAAGAGCAGAATAAAACGCAGGCGAGCTGTTCAGCTACTGAAGCTTTTTCACTCTTCCCTTACTAGGCCACAACATCATTAAAAAGACAGGTGGTTGAGCATAGGATCCCTCAAGTCTACTGCAAAGagtttttgaaattaaatctgATTAAACCTGTTTTACATCTCTAGTATAGTTCATATGCTTACATGGGCCTGTGTTGAATTCTTTGCCATGGCTATTGTTTTCCTGTACCTCCACCATATGTCTGGCTCAGCTCTCACCTTCTTCCAGCTGTAAAAATTTGACAGCACATTACAGCTAATTTGGGAGTTGGCTTTTCTTCCCTATGGATATTTTCACATAGGAGGAAAACGAAGCAGCTGAAAACCCACAAAACTGGCAGGGAGGCTTTCTAGATGtttaaaatggttaaaattAATCAAGTTACAGTGGAAGTTTACATTGTGCTACTAGGTTAGTCCAAGTCTCCAAACATCCAAATACATATTCATCAGCCTGCCATATGCTCACTTAAACGTGCAAAGCAACAACCTCGTCCTGCCCAAAAGCTGTCATTCATTGCTGTTGAATGGAATTAGAgctttcttaaattaaaaattatcaaAACTATGGGGTAggtgaagttttaaaatgttccaaGCTCACAttcaagtaattatttttggtCACTTTACACACTTATTGAAGGTTTTGGGCCTTACCTTGTGCAATGTCACTGCTTTATGTaataaaagcacacaaagcACCACAGCCCCTTTACTACAGCTACTTCAGCATTTAATTTGCTGTCACTACGATGAAAATGGAAGAAGTACCTTAAGCCACTAGTGGCATGGATTTAAATGACTTTTCCATCTTGAGTCAAAATTTGACTGTATGCTTCAGACCACCAGATGTTTCACAAGCCAGCCGGCTCCCaagtggctgcagagctggggactTCCTTTTCAAATGTTGCAGTTTGGCCACGGCAATGAGTGACTGGATTGGAAATGCTGCCTACAGCAAGCTCTCCGTGATGCTGCCCTCCTCTCTCAGATGTCAGCACTTCCGAAGTCCCTCTCAGCAAATATCACTTTTCCTTCCATGGCCCCTTCTCCGGCACAGTAAGCAGCACAGGTAAACCAGGAGCTGGAAGCAAAGCCTGGAAATTCTTAGTCACTgcagaaaagcttaaaaatgaaGCTTCCCCATCACACAGGACAGGCTGCCAGGGCGGCTTTGGACTCAGCAGTGAAACCCCAATAACACCCAGGAACTTAAGGTAACCAGGTCCCTCAGTTCCAATCTCCAAGAGAACACCTCTCCCACCATGCACTGAAGCAGTCATTTATTTCCATCCTGAACGGAGAAGAATGAACCTCAACCCAAACCCTTTGTATTTGGAGTGACCTTTCTACAGAATCAAGAAATCAAATCCAAGTAACAGTTCTTGTGCCAATTACTAGAAGGAGATTTATAAGTTAAAccaatttcaaacaaaaataatttattaaaaatcttaCACAGTAGAATTCCTTCATTGCACAAATCAAAGTATTAATCATGCAGATGGCTGCTGAATAatatacttagaaaaaaaaaaatccatctctgtAAGGATGGGGTGGGGAGCCCCAAGAAGTAAGCTACTTTCGAACTAGATACCATGTAGTTTATGCAGCCACATGAGAaatgcttcctgctgctttgttATTACACAGGTAGTTGGTTCTATCAGCTAAAGCCTAGTGACTTGGATTTGTTTTATGCATATTGGGTTTTGTTCTATTACTTTCCAAGAGATTGTACTCCCCTGAGTCAGCTGTGTTCATTGGTCAGAATAAATTCCAGCATCTGACACCATTTCCATTAATCACAGACAAGCCACTATACGTGAGCAAGATGATAGAAAGATAAAAACCACTATCTGGTGAACAGGAAACATTATTTATGTATGCTGTTCACTAATACAATAGAAGGTATCCGAGAGGCATTCTCTCAACTTTGCTAGACAAACTGAAACAGGAGAGGATGGGCATCACATGAAGCACTCattccacagggaaaaaaagtgcctGGAACCACACAGACCATGGAGTGCCTTGGCTAAGGAACACCCATCATTACAAAGGTTATCCTACAGCCACAGCCTCCCCGTGTATTTGCAAGCAATTTTAAGATCATTTGCTACTAAACAgctgtgaaattaattttttattacacTGATCTCAAGCAGGACCTGCGAAGTTGAATACTTCAGCCCCACACACATCTGTACATAACATTTTTAGTATTAAATACCTTCCCACCCATTACAAGTATCATGGATCTAAAATACAACGCATTTTCCTTCCAAGTATTGAGCAGTCGAGGCAATTCCACTTAACCCTGTTGTATTAAGCCAGATAAGAAGCagagcagatttaaaaaaactAGGCATAATTGTATTTGTCTAAAAACAGTTCTTGGCcttaagaggagaaaaaaaggtcaAGTAGTACTCGGACACCCATCATCTGCAAATCTGAGTAGCTTCAGCTCTGAATGGAGCACTAAAGATACCACCAAAATTCTTCTGTGTATCAACACCCAGTCCAATTAAATTAaggctttgtttctttaataaaagaaaagttagTAGCCTGAACAACCACACAAATAAAAAGTCAAGGTTCTGGCGATGTGCAAAGGAGGCACAGTAAGGATAACTGCACTGTGAGAAGGACGATTCTGCGGCAGGCACCACTGTGCGTAGAAGGAAGCCCCTTTCCTACAGCATAAACTGAGGGAAACGGGCTGAACATCTACGACTCACTGTGTTCAGCAGCATTACTTATGATCCTTTTTAATCCACAGTAAGGCCCAAAATGGTGCAATCTAAACAGGACAGCGTAGGAGTGATTTCTCCCTTGCCGTTATCTAATATAAATCAAAGTTTTGACAAAAAATCTCACCCTTcttataaaaaaatcatataaaaatgcatttctaaacCAGAGGAATCAAAGTTATTTgtaaggagagaggaagagagaatcCAATCTTCATTTTATGCCttaatctgagaaaaaaatgctgtcaaaaCTAAGCTCAGAGCTGTAACAAGTTTTAACATGACACCAAGTGCTTGATAACATACAAATAGCAAACAGATACAGAActggattattttgttttattccaagAACTAACTTCTCACTGTAATCTTTTAGAAATGTGTGCCATTTGCAAGACAAGTCTATCTAGGCCCCGTGCTAGATTCGTTCACAGTACGCTATCGCAGCTTTAACTTCTCCTGATGTACAGCAGAGGAAGACTAggctttctgttttggaaatagaattaaaaacaaaaccaaaacaaaacacatttcaacCCATTTGTTTACCTCTTTAAGAGTTCAAGCAGTAAGGTGCCTATTCAGAATCATTCTAAAACGCTTCAGTTCATTCTAAAAATTGCTTAGCTCTTGTGCAGACAGTTCTGATTACACTGATCCAGGTAATCTGCTGGACAGTTTaacaaagttgttttatttttcatttcccaaaaCACATTCTCGTTAGGTTTCGGAGGACTTGGGAATACCCAGGAATTATCTTCCAGAGAACTCTTTCCATACGAATGGTGTTCCTGGAACGTTTTACCATCAACTGGAATGGGTCTCTCATCTGTCCATGCTTGCAGAGTCACTCTTTCAGATGGGCTTTTCCCATCTCTCAGCAGAGGGGGAGGTACAGCATTGCACCGTACTTGATCATTTTGGGAGAGTTTTTTATAGACCACCACCCCAGATGTCAAGTTCAACTTCGGAACATTCTTCAAGTCAACACATTGTACTGGTGCAGAAgaggcagctgaaaaaaaaagatgataaaaatatttttaaataataggtTATTTAGTGCATTTTTCACTTACTCCAAAATGTCCTACAGTACAGCAGGTTATGTTAAATCCAATGTTTTCAAGCTACAAGTTTGCAAACagttttttttacttcagtaacTGCTTAATGCTACAAACTGAACACGCTAACTTCCTCAGATTTTGCAAGATGAACCAGAGATCCTCAAATCATCGTGTCTGAAATACACCCAACTCCAAGGAAAATCCCCAGTCCCCGCTTCAACACAGGTAgaataatttgaatattttttttttttcgacaAGACTGGAATGAATACTGAAACAGAAGGAATTTCCATGTGCTTGGAAAAATCGACCAGATTCAGAATATTGCTTCAGTAAGAACACACTTCTTCCTACATTACTGATTCTTTTTTAACAAGGCATGCTCTCAGGCTGCCAAGAGCCTGAAAACTCCatgaagcaggagaaaatgcaTGCTACAGGGTCCCTGTGCTCCTGTATTGTCtgacttttgaaaagaaagccaCAGATTGCACT comes from Aythya fuligula isolate bAytFul2 chromosome 2, bAytFul2.pri, whole genome shotgun sequence and encodes:
- the CMC1 gene encoding COX assembly mitochondrial protein homolog is translated as MEPPPGAAENSKLRHVEKDVLIPVIMRDRAKELCSDKVQAFTKCCKETGFLMVVKCRKENTALKDCLVGYYSDPSFYEECKTEYLKQREEYRATGIKKKKQKITSNI